A genomic segment from Phragmites australis chromosome 6, lpPhrAust1.1, whole genome shotgun sequence encodes:
- the LOC133921021 gene encoding probable CCR4-associated factor 1 homolog 7, with amino-acid sequence MAMSDPAAAVIPKPDGGSVGDDELVDIREVWADNLEEEFALIRDIVDEFPFVAMDTEFPGIVCRPVGAFRSPADYNYATLKANVDMLHLIQLGLTFSGPRGELPALGAGRRRCVWQFNFREFDDARDIFATDSIELLRRSGIDFRRNAERGVDARSFAELLMSSGVVLNDSVYWVTFHAGYDFGYLLKILTCNSLPDTQAGFFKLMKIYFPTVYDIKHLMKFCNSLHGGLNKLAELLDVERVGESHQAGSDSLVTSCAFWKLRDSFFAGSTEKYAGVLYGLNAENGVSAH; translated from the coding sequence ATGGCTATGTCGGACCCCGCGGCCGCTGTGATCCCCAAGCCCGACGGCGGCAGCGTCGGCGACGATGAGTTGGTGGATATCCGGGAGGTGTGGGCGGACAACCTGGAGGAGGAGTTCGCGCTGATCCGCGACATCGTCGACGAGTTCCCGTTCGTCGCGATGGACACGGAGTTCCCGGGCATCGTCTGTCGCCCCGTCGGCGCCTTCCGCTCCCCCGCCGACTACAACTACGCCACCCTCAAGGCCAACGTCGACAtgctccacctcatccagctcGGCCTCACCTTCTCCGGCCCGCGCGGCGAGCTGCCGGCACTCGGCGCCGGACGACGCCGCTGCGTCTGGCAGTTCAACTTCCGCGAGTTCGATGACGCGCGGGACATCTTTGCAACCGACTCCATCGAGCTGCTCCGCCGCAGCGGCATCGACTTCCGCCGCAACGCCGAGCGCGGCGTCGACGCCCGCAGCTTCGCTGAGCTGCTCATGTCCTCCGGCGTCGTGCTTAACGACTCCGTCTACTGGGTGACCTTCCACGCCGGATACGACTTTGGGTACCTGCTCAAGATCCTCACTTGCAACAGCCTCCCAGACACGCAAGCCGGGTTCTTTAAGCTGATGAAGATATATTTCCCGACCGTGTACGACATCAAGCACCTCATGAAGTTCTGCAACAGCCTGCACGGTGGGCTGAACAAGCTCGCCGAGCTCCTCGATGTGGAGCGCGTTGGGGAGTCCCACCAGGCCGGGTCTGATAGCCTGGTCACGTCCTGCGCATTCTGGAAGCTCAGGGATTCATTCTTTGCTGGCTCGACGGAGAAATATGCAGGCGTTCTGTACGGGCTCAATGCTGAGAATGGTGTTAGTGCACATTGA